The genomic interval TGCGCCTGGGATGGGGGGATGTTGGGGTGCTCTGGGCCACGGGGCCCATTCCCCGGGGGCAGCGTGGGGAGCCCCTCCTTGGCCTtccctgggggtgggggaccCAGCCGGGGTGCTTCTCCCTCTCAGCCGCCCGGCTGTCTCCCTGCCCAGATTGTCTACTTCACCGCCACCTTCCCCTACGTGGTCATCGTGGTCCTGATCATCCGGGGAGCCACGCTGGAGGGCTCCATCGAGGGCGTCCGGTTCTACCTCTCCGCAGACTGGAGCCGCCTGCAGAGCGCCCAGGTGGGACCCCGGgcagcagccccctccccagccgtgtctgtgtgtgtggttgGGGGAGAACCCAACCGATAAGATGGTTTCTTGCAAGGGGAAGGCCTGGGGTCTTAGGAGGCGGGATGGGGGGGCCTCAGCCGCAACTGAAAGGGTGGGCAGGGGGTCCTGCCTCCGTCCCCCTCCTGGGGAGGCTAATGGGGAGGGGGGCCAGACGGGGAGGAAGCCCCCTCCAGGGTGGATTTCCACCTTAGCTAAGCCACGGTCTCTTAACCAGGCCTGGTGGGACAAACACCCGAGACCCCCAAAGCCTCTCTTGGTCTAACCGTGGTTCAAAAGAGAGTATTTGTGGCTCAGGGTTaacgtccttggtgctctctgagctcggctgatcttcttgcaaacatttcacgacccaactagggaacggcATCAACACCACTGTCGtcattagcactgatgacgttccctagttgggtcatgaaatgcttCCAAGAAGATCAGCCGAGCTCCGAGCGCCAGGGACCCCACATagtcctcccccctcctcctctgtgcaaccccccctccctcctggcactgatgatgttccctagttgggccatgaaacgcctgcaagaaacccAGGAAGCTCGGAGGGCCCCGGGGGCCCCTCAGTTCCTGGGGAGGGTCTTTGCGTAGCTGAGCTCAGACGTTCCGGGGGCCAGAACGAGGCCTTTCTGCTGGCAACCCCTGGGCCTTACACCTTGTGGGGAGGCTTCTGGGGGCCCGGGGCTGGGAAACGGGGCTGCCAGATGAGGAGGTGGGGGCCCCCCGGGGGAGAAGGCGGCCCCAgaacctctctctccccctccctggaGAAGGTGTGGAGTGACGCAGCCTCGCAGATCTTCTACTCGCTGGGCATCGGCTTCGGGGGGCTCCTCTCCATGGCTTCCTACAACAGGTTTGACAACAACGTCATCAGgtgaggcctctggagggccccctcccccccccgccggcTCCTTGGCTGAAACCAGGCTGCGTCCAGGTCAGCCCCCCCGGGGGAAAAGGaggggctttggggggggggtctccaccCCCACTTTCTGCGGTGGAAAACCTCTGGGGGGCAGGAGGGACGCAGCTGTGGGGCCCCCCAAAGGAACCCAATGCAGCCCAGAGGGCGCCTGGCCGCCTCCTTGTCCAGCCCCACgaatgcccccctcccctctgcccccAGGGACACGCTGGTGATTGGCATCGGGAATTGCTGCACCAGCTTCTTCGCCGGCTTCGCCATTTTCTCCGTCCTGGGGCACATGGCCTGGCGCGAGAAGGTCTCGGTCGACAGGGTGGCCGACTCAGGTAGGGGGCCTGCGGGGGGAGCCCCTTTGGCCGGGTGGGCTCTCGGAGGCTCTGAGACCCCCAGGGATGCCTTGgggcccttcccttcccccccccaggtGGGCTCCCtgtggagggggagaaggggggctGGGCGGAGGAGAGCCCCACAGCCCCCCCTTCACACCTCCTCTCCGTCTTCCGGCTCccttttgcctgcctgcctgctcagTTTGGCCAAGGCAGACgggggaagggtgggtgggtggggggctttgAGTGACCCCTGGCTCTTTCCTCAGGACCCGGCCTGGCTTTCGTGGCCTACCCGGAGGCCCTGGCCCTGCTGCCCTGCTCCTCCTTCTGGtccatcctcttcttcctcatgcTCCTCACCCTGGGGGTGGACACGCTGGTGAGTCCCcgctgaccgggggggggggcttttttgcaagggaggggggaggtagGAGCCCCCCACCAAGAGCAGCAGCAGCTTCTGCCGCAACCGGACCCAACTGGTCCCTTCAGGCCTGTTGCAGTTCCCACTGAGCACATCTGGGGAAGGGTCCTGAAGAAAACATCTGGCCCTCTGGGGTGGTTATTAAGGCAATGGAGCTTcttggtttccttccttccttccttccttccctctttccttccttccttccttccttccttccttccctttttccttccttccttccttctttccttccttccttccctctttccttccttccttccttccttccttccctctttccttccttccttccctttttccttccttccttccctttttccttccttctttccttccctttctgtctttttttctctttcctttttctctctctccctccctccctcccattctttcctttttcacTCCCTTCCATTCTTGCAACCGAGGGACCTCTTTCAGGGTCGGCCACGGGGAAGCTGTCCTGTGGGAGAAGCCAGCTTAAATAACTGAGACCCCaaagtcatcccccccccccgttttgggTGGAACCCGGAGGGGCTGCTTCCTTCTCCTCCGGCCTTCCCATCGGCCCCTCCTTCTGCTCCCTCCAGGGGCTCAGAGCGGGCTGACCGTCCCccggggaggggggtggggggcctCAGGACTTGGGGACGGGGGGGCTGCGCTTCGCCTTCCAAGCCACTCATGctctcctgcctgcctgccagttTGGGAACATGGAGGGCATCACCCGGGCAGTGATGgacgagttcccgtccctgcGCAGCTGGCAGCCCAAACTCCTGTTCCTGGGGGGCCTCTGCCTGGCCTTCTACCTGCTGGGCCTCCTCCTCATCACCCAGGTGAGagcgtctgtccgtctgtctgtctaagCCCCCCCCCGTCTTTCCCCCGTTCTCATCATCCCATCGTGACTTCCTGTGTTGGGTGGGGAAGACCCTCTGACttattacagctagtcctcggcttacaacagttcatttagtgaccgttcgaagtcaGGGCGGCAGCTTAAAAGGTGACAACaggaccctttttcacacttaacgaccgttgcatcGCCAAagccacctgatcaaaattttagGCGCTTGCCAatggactcgtatttatgacggtcattgCCCCCGGGTCAcgcgatccctttttgcgaccttctgaccggcaaagtcgatgggggaagccggattccctGAACGACCGGGTGACGGGCTTAaccactgcagtaattcacttaacgactgtggcaagaaaggtcataaaacggggcaataCGAACCGAAcaaccgtctcacttagcaacagaagctctgggctcaattatggtcagaagtcaaggactacccgtaccgTAATCCAAGATGCCTCGTCTGTCCCTGCCACGGAGGCGCTGAAAGAGGGTTGGGGGTTCGCTCCCTTGTGGGATCCCGGTTTCTCCCTTGGCGGGTGGCCTAAACCGGGCGACCACCTCAAGCCGCCATTGGCCAGAGCCCCCCGAACGGACGGGGTTTGTTCCCTCAATGGAGACGCCAGATTTGGATGCTCCGTCTTGCAACCGGTCTTGTACTGACCGAGCACAGCATTAGGGGTTACGTAGTTCTGGTCAGGCGGCTGATGGGTCCTTTGGGAAGCCTCCTGTGCTCTGCGGGGATCCCAGGAGGGGAGGCTTTGGGGACCCCTGCGAACCTGCTCAGGCGGAAGTCCGGCCTCTGAATTGGGGAGACGCCCCCAGGAGAGGAGGCCCAGGCCGGTTCTGCCCAGTTTGGTGCCAGGCGTTTGCGTCTTTCCTCTTGCAGGGTGGCATCTTCTGGTTCACCCTCATCGACGCCTACAGCACCAGCTTCGGCCTCATCATCGTGGCTCTCTTCATGTGCCTTGGGGTTGCCTTCTTCTACGGTGAGCCCCTGCGGGGAGAGCGGGCTGTGCCAGGCAGGCAGGGGCTTCCTAGGGAGGGTCTCCTCCTGTGGGGCTGCCTGGCAGGGGGGCGCCGTAGCCGTCCATAGCAGAAGTGGTTTGTTCCTGGGCCTTGGTCGGCTCAGGCTGCCCTTCCTCCATTCACCCCATCAAGCCTGGTTGAAGTGGGGGGCCCTGGGGGCTCCCTGAGCTGGGTGGTTCTCTTggagacgtttcgtgacccaactagggaagagcatcagtgctggaagagtggaggaggaggaggaggactatgggaTCAGTGGTgctctctaaggcagtgtttctcaaccttggccacttgaagatgtccggacttcaactcccagaattccccagccagcgaatgaacctctagtgcagtgtttctcaaccttgtcaacttgaagatggggaagtgtctaggacagtgtttctcaaccttgtcaacgggaagatgtctggacttcaactcccagttgaagtccagacatcttcaagtcgccaaggttgagaaacactgctctaagctaggttgcagacatttcattacccagctgggtaatatcatcagtgctgcaaGGGAGGGGTttgtcctttctctcccccccccccccacttttaacTAAAATGCAAAGCACCACCCCTTTAAGGCCAGGTTTCCCAACCTTcccatcagtggtggaattcaaatggTTTTACTACCAGGTTTAATGGGCGTGGCtcggtggacgtggcaggggggaaatcccccttccctccccactctcgggggccaaccaggggtggcatttgccggttctccaaactactcaaaatttccactaccggttctccagaacctgctggatttcacccctgaaatttGCATCCAATCTGTGGgcctcaaactcccagaattccccagccggccacGAATGATAAAGTTGGAAGGAGGATCACCTGCGCCAGTATTTCTAAACCTTGGCATCTTTTAacgtgtgtggacttcaactcccagaatccctggctggggaattctgggagttgaagttgccagAGTTGGGAAAGTCTGCTCGAGCGTCTGCTAGGCTGCTTCCTAAATTCCCCTGGACGGACCCAGCCTGGTTTCAGGAAGCACGGAAGGCGCCCTTCGCTTCCTCTTCCAGGCGCTTCATCCCCACAGCCGTGTGCGCCAACCGCTTCTCGTCCTGCAGGGGTGAACCAGTTTTGCCAGGACATCGTCGACATGATCCGTCAGTGCCCGCCCTGGTGCAGCCGCCTGGTGCCCTACTTCAGGACCTGCTGGGTCATCGTCACCCCGGCGACGTTGCTGGTAGGCCAGGCGGGGGCTCTGCGGCTTCCCTGCCCCCGCAGCTCTTGTGGGGAAGAGCCATGGGGAGGCCCCCCCGCCCTCCGCCCATCCTTCTCCGCTCTGCTCCCTTCACAGTTCATCCTCTTCTACACCTTCCTGGACCTCTCGAGCACCAGCCTGCAGTACGGAGCCTACCGGTTCCCGCCCTGGGGCCAGGCGCTGGGCGTCTGCATGGGGCTGCTGAGCTGCATTCAGATTCCGCTCTGGGCCGGCATCGCCCTATTCAAGGAGTCCGGGACGCTGGCTGCCGTGAGTCGGGGAAGGAGAGCCCGGTGGGTGGCGGGAAGGGAAGACCTCCCATCTCACCCGCGGGGCAGGGGAGGAGCCGAGTAGGGCAGGGCTCCGGGTGTGCCCATCCTGTGCCGCAGCCGAGGACCCCAAGAGGAAGCCTTGCTGCAAAAGGAGCTTTCGGGACCCTGCTGGCGCGCGTCACCGTTGCTCTTGTGGCCTCAGCAGCCCACATCCTCTGCAATGCAGGCCTACCTTGCAGGGCTGTTAAGAGGAGGTCCACATTCTCTGCTCCCCACAGACTGCCTTCAAAGTGGCAGGCTTGTGTCTTTTCCGGGTGCTTCGGTCTGGGGTGAGCAGCTGAATCCCCCCCTGCAGGCAGAATTCTCTTTGGTCCTCAGGGCGGCATCCGGGGGACGGCAAGAGCCCCTCAGTGTAGCGTTGCCGACACCCCCTCTGGGGACCTTGGGCCGGAGGGGGGAGAAGGTCGGTCATAAAATGGATCAAGCTTCCAGGAAGCGGACACGCTGTCCGGGCTGTGTGGGGCAGCCCTTGGGGAGCCCCAGGCCCTCTTGCCTCTCCCTGGGGCTTTTCCCGGCAGTTGGAGCCGTGTCCAAAGCCCCCCGTTGTCTCTTCGCAGCGCTTCAGGAAAGCCATCCGTCCCCTGAGTTCCTGGCGTTCGGCCAGCTGCCGGGAGCTGCCCCCCCAGGTCATCGACGTTCCCTACACCGTCAACTTGACAGATAGCGACTTCACGGGAGGCTGGCAGCTGCCGGATCACAGCGAGGCCTGATGCTGCGGCCAACGCAGGAGGAGGCACCTGTGCCAGTCCCCTTACGGCTTGGACCCCACCAGCCACTTCTTTGCGGTCAAAGGCCGGCTGCAGGAGAGACGCTGCTGGGGGGCCCATGCCCTCCGCCCCCAAGCAGCCCCCACCGCTCCATTCCCCACTCAGACCGCGACTCCTGGCTCCAGAGGCCTTTCTGCCAAATCAGAGGCCGGTCTCCCCTGGCGCTTTGCTGCCCCGTGgcacccccccccctcgcccACCCCCCAGGGGGAtgggaagtcctcgacttacaaccacaatggaggccaAAGAAGctactgctaagcaaggcagatgTGAGTTTTTTACGACCTGTTTACAACCTTTACTgatcaattgttaagtgaatcacaagagTTAGTAAGCCggacgttaagtgaatccagcttcctcgtcgactttgcttgttagaaggctgcaaaaggggatcacgagaCCCCCTCAAGTGCCTCATAAATACAGACATTGCCCAAATTCTGATCAGGTGACAGTGGAGGAGGCTGCGTCTGCCCTAAGcggccataagtccctttttttcagtgctgttgaaactttgccgtaagtcgaggactgcgcTCTCCCCCCATTCGGCTCCTCTGGGGCCTCCTTCCCACCTGGGCCGACTCAGCCTTCTGCGCTGCCACTCTCTCTCAGGTAAGACACAGCGGCCACATCTGCCTGCTGCCCACAGCCGAGTTGCAGAAGGACGGAGGACGGGAATCTCCACGGACAACGGGCACTTTGGAGTGACCCCCCCCGATGGACATACCCCCCCCCCGATGGACATAACCCCGCCCCCCGGTGTTTTTCTGACTGCTCTCCTTACTCCCTGTGCCTCCACCCCGGCTGCACGAAGACGCCACACGCTCTTGCCCCGTgtgccctccctcctccccagccatgggggggggcatggtagaGCACCCCCCCTTTGTAAAGGCCGATGGGGAGAACCCCAAACTCAAAGTCCGAGCGTTTTTAGAGGCCCTTCTGGAAACCAGACAAATAAACCCCGTTGCCTGCATGGGAAGGGCAGGAGCCGCTGCGTGTTGCCTCCCCAGGGGGTCTTTGGCGTGGAACATTCTCCCGGCGAGTGGCGGAGAGTTCCGCCGGCTGAGGAGGCAGGAGCCTGGCCTAGGAAAACATCCGGGGCCCTTCAGAGAAAGGAAAGGCCTTCTCCTCGTAGGGGATCCAGGCTgacccggggggaggggggggggcaacagcgCTTCTGCCGTCCCAGAAGGAGACCACGCGGCCAGCCTTAGTAAAATAGGCTACATGCTTTATTGGATTCAAAACAGTTTTAGGGAAAGCAGCCGTTCCGGCCCAGGGAGCTGCCCCccctcctgccttcctccttGCCCTGAGACCCAGAGGGAGAGGGGGGCTCCCGGGGGGCTCCGCCTCGGGCCGGTCCAGGATGCAGCCGGGAGCCCCAGACGTTGCCATCCTCTCCTCGGCTGCCCCGAGCGGCCCCAGGGGCCCCGCAGCTTTGGTTCCGCTCCCGAGGGAAGGCCGCGGTCCAGGGGGGCCTGTGGGGGGTTGCCCTGCTCCGGCCACACGGAGGGCAGCAGCGGCAGAAGGGGGGCAGCGGGTACAAGCCATGCGCAGCCAAGCAGGGCCCTCTGGCCCCAGGAGGCCCCCCAGGCGAGAGGGTCTCTGTGCCCCCCAGGCGTTCCGGCGAAGGGCAGCCACGGGCGGTCCTTCCGTCTCCTCCGGCTACTTCCGGGGCTTCTTGAAGATCTTCAGCGGGAATTTCTTCTTGCCGGCGCCTGAGTCCGTCTCCTCGCCGGTGGAGCCGCTGTCCTCCTCGCCCTTCTTGGCCGCCAGGTGCGGGATGCGGCTGTTGGCCTTGCcggagaggagggagaggccgGTGCGGCCGTTGGCAGATGGCGAGGGGGTGTCGGGCTCGGTGGAGCTGGGGCTGTGTGACCGAGAGGAGTCCCCCGAACGGGCCCCCACCGACCCCAGCTCCCCCAGGCTGGCCGCCTTCTCCAGCCCCCCGTGGTGGTTGGCCCGGGGCACCTTCGTCATCGTCAGCGGGCTCTCCGACTCCGGGGGCTCCGTCTGGGAGGACTGCTCCTCTGCCGCTTTGCTCAGCAGGGCGGGGCGCAGCTTGGGCATGGAAAGGGCCGCCCGCGGGAGCTCGCTCAGGTGCGGGATGGAGGAGTCCGAGTCTGAGCGGGCCAAATCcctggagagggggaggggagaagacatGAGCCTGGAAGGACTCGAACCCACGCCCCAACCCGCACTGAGTGGCACACAAAAGCAGCCGCCTTCCAatgccccctccccaattcctTCACGGACTGAAGCAGTTTTCCTCCAGGCCCCCTCAAAGGCAGCCCCCACCCACAAGGAGAGGGCTGGCTCCCTTTCTCCCACCCGGGTGGAATCGGAATCCCACCAGGGCAGTCCTGGGGGAGGGGTCTCTGGATGGGAGGGGCCTTTGCCTCTTCCAAAGGGGGCGGGGAGTGCATCTGCCTGCAGACGGATGGCAGAGAACGCGGCAGCCCTTTGCGTCCCCCTGGGGACCTCCCCCCCTTGATGGAGGGGCTGCTGCAGACGCTCTGGAAGGCTCTCACTCCCAGACAGAGAGCGCTGGGGGGGGAGGCATATAAATGCTGTCCTTCCAGGCAGCCCCCCCAGGCGAGTGGCCAAACACAGCAGAGACGTCAACCGGGGACACCAGCCGTCCGCAGCCCGCTGGGCACAGCACACGCAGGCACCCTCCACCCCAGCTGTCGGTGCAGTTAGTGGGCTTGGCGGGAAGTCACAGCAGGCACCACACCACACCGCGTGCAGCGTCTGCCGGCAGGGTTAGGCGAGGAGCACGTGCCGAGTCCGAGCGGACAGGACGGTACCCCGAGCTCTCCGTCTGGCCGTGTGTCCCCGAGGTGACGTCGGGAGGGGGCAGGTTGGCCGGGGCATCCATCTGCAGGATGTAGGAGGAGGAGCTGTGGTGGTAGAGGATGGGCATCCCGTGGCAGGTGGGAGCAGAGGGCGCTCCGTGgccggccgaggaggaggaggaggaggaggagaacggcGGAGCTGCTGAGACGTCGAGGCTGCTGCCGCCACTGAGGCTGGGCATTCGGCGCAGAGTCACCCTGCCAGGCAGGTAATGCACCAGCGGTCCCGACTCCCCCTGGCAGGAGGCCTGCTGGTGACTCTCTACCAACCTCTGCGATCCCAAGGAATGCTGGGGGTCCACCAGGCGCTGGCGAACGATCCTGCTCGGGAAGGTGGGAGCTGGcgggagaggagggaaaaagggCCGGTTAGGGAGAAAGAGGCTGCACCGGACGGTGCCCATCCAGGGGACGCCTCCCTCCATCCCTGCCTTGCCTGGAGGGAGGgcgaggctgggggggggcatcCTGCTTTCCCCCtagcccctccctctctctcctccctctccctgtgaCGCAACCAgccaaggggaaggaggaggtgagtttTTCTCCAGTCTGGCCGAAGCACACAAGACAGTGCGGCTGCCCCCCACCCGCTGGCCCCAGCCCCACGGTGCCCAGGGAGGTGCCCAGGCTGCTGGTTTTGCCCAAGGGGGCATGTGCAAAAGGAACACGGGGGTTTACCCGGTGCGGAAAAGACGGGAGGAAGCGAAGAAGCAGGAAGCAGCCCCAGCCCTCCCCCCTTCAGAGCGCCCCTCCCAGCGCCTGTCTCGGGGGAGCCCTCCTGCCCCCCTTCCTGGAGAGGGGACATTGTGCTGGCCAGGAGGGTCTCTTGAAGGGGGCCCATCTGGTGGGACtgagaagaagggccttctccgtggggGCTCCTTCCCTGCAGAGATTTTAAGACCGGCCCCCATCCTGCCCCCTCCCACACGGCACGGAGAACCTGcttctgccagcgggcctggggacCCCCGagtggggcattctgggagttgaagtctggaagCCTTAAGGGGCAGAGAGGCCTGCTCTGAAGGcaaggcgtgacccgtcaaaaccgcggaggacaaaatcgcgctcgacgaaagcgcgcatttgacgtcatcacagggcgacgaaaaaaattaaaaattgaaataaaaattaaattaaagcaagccgattcacataaaggtaagggttaggtttggggttaggtttagggttaggttaagggttaggtttgggggggttagggtaaggttttcgctttatttttacatttttcgatcacagcgcgatgttttcgtcgcgctgtgatgacgtcaaatgcgcgctttcgtcgagcgcgattttgtcctccgcggttttgtggtggaaccaaggcaAGGAACCCAggagggctgtggggggggggactttctcTCCCTGGCCCCACCCTGGCCAAAGAAGCCAGAGGAAGAAGGCTgccccccccatcccacccctcccagaGAAAGCTCCCTCTGTATCCCTTCTGTCCCGCAGCGCTTCTGCCTCCCGACGGGCACTGCCCTCCGGAGGGGGTGAGCAGAGAAAGGCAGCAGAGGGGGGGGGCGGTGAGGGTTAGTGGCTGTGCCAGAAAGGGGAACCGCCCAgacggtggggggtggggggtttgcCCTGGCCGGAGGCGTTTAGTCTGGTGGGTGGAAGCGGGTCCAAGAGAAGAAGGCTCCCACCGGGGGGCTTCCAGAAGGCCTGGTCCTCTGAGGGGGGGCCGGAGCGCTCACTCCACGGGTGCCCCAAGAGCGAGGCCACGTCTGGCGTCAGGAGAGAGAAAGCGTCATTGGCATCGGCCTCCggggcccctccctcccccacccccccaggggagacccccctcccctccctgcccaGCTGCCCACCTGAAGGGGCTCCTGAGAAAAGCACTCTGCAGGCGCTCAGAGGCACTGCTGGGGTTGAGCACTGCTTTCCTCAGAGTAagttagtcctcggcttacggccGTTCAATTAGGGTCTGTTTGAAGTCCCAACATCACTAAGAAAAGCGACTCAtggtcgtttttcacacttacgaccgttgcagccttCCTCACGGCCACGTGAATTCTagctgcttggcaaccgactcatatttatgacggctgcagggtCCCTGGAGGGGGGTgggtcgtgtgatccccttttgcgaccttctgatgagggAAGTCGATGGGGGAAGCCGGatccacttaacgaccgtgtgaccaGCTTAACAAAGTATTCACTTAGCAAACGGCCATAAAGTGGGTCATACTCAGCTTCGGGAGGGTCTCACTTAGAGGTTCTGGGCTCAACCGTGGCTGCGAGTGGAGGACCGCCTGTGAggtccccgggggggggggggtcagggggaggggagggggggtcctACACTGCATGGAGGCGGGGGAGACCATCTCCTCGTCCAGATCGTCCAGGTCGTCCGTCATGATGAAGTGGGAGGGGTTGGGGCGCGGGGGCCCCCCCATCCAGGTGGGGTCGATGTTGAGGGCCGAGACCAGCGTGGGGATCCCGGGGTTGCTGACGATCTGGAAGCCGCACAGCACCTCGATCTGCTGCCAGCGGTGCAGCCGTTCCC from Thamnophis elegans isolate rThaEle1 chromosome 6, rThaEle1.pri, whole genome shotgun sequence carries:
- the LOC116510204 gene encoding sodium-dependent proline transporter-like, with translation MNTYQGSDPEQTGRVAQLNGAGLEASVLPQTQPSFLVVDATAASEPPQPRETWGGKYEFLLSCLGYCVGLGNVWRFPYLCYRNGGGVFLIPYTLMLVFTGLPLFLMELSLGQYGATGPISVWRCCPLLKGIGVGMLVVSSLVSLYYNVIIAWTFYYLSMSFQSPLPWSCQAPHNRPLCQAQNGTGGSSRPVSASEVFWNQRVLGVVHSSGLGDPGPVREPLALCLLLAWALIFLCTLKGIRTSGKIVYFTATFPYVVIVVLIIRGATLEGSIEGVRFYLSADWSRLQSAQVWSDAASQIFYSLGIGFGGLLSMASYNRFDNNVIRDTLVIGIGNCCTSFFAGFAIFSVLGHMAWREKVSVDRVADSGPGLAFVAYPEALALLPCSSFWSILFFLMLLTLGVDTLFGNMEGITRAVMDEFPSLRSWQPKLLFLGGLCLAFYLLGLLLITQGGIFWFTLIDAYSTSFGLIIVALFMCLGVAFFYGVNQFCQDIVDMIRQCPPWCSRLVPYFRTCWVIVTPATLLFILFYTFLDLSSTSLQYGAYRFPPWGQALGVCMGLLSCIQIPLWAGIALFKESGTLAARFRKAIRPLSSWRSASCRELPPQVIDVPYTVNLTDSDFTGGWQLPDHSEA